The nucleotide sequence TTACCCTCCCCAAAAATAAATAGTATTTATCTTGGAGGAGGAACTCCTTCATTATATTCGGCTTCGGATTTAAACCGAATATTTGAAAAATTAGAGGAGGTTTTTGATATCAATTCTTCTGCTGAAATTACATTAGAGGCTAATCCCGATGATTTATCGGCTGAGTATTTAAAGTCATTAAAAAGCACATGCATCAACCGGCTGAGTATTGGAGTGCAGAGCTTCTTCGATGAGGAGTTGATATCAGTAAATAGAGTTCACAGTGGACGAGAAGCCATTGAGAGTGTAAAACTGGCGCAAGACAATGGTTTCAATAACTTGAGCTTAGATTTGATTTATGGAATTCCGGCAAGTACCATAGAGTCTTGGGAGGAAAACCTTAATATACTCCAACAACTGCAGCCTACTCATCTCTCTGCTTACTCCTTGACTCAAGAGCCGCAAACAGCTTACGATGTATTGGTTAAAAAAGGCAAACTACAAGCTCCCAACGACGAAAAAGCCATTCAACAATACGAAATGCTTCAAAATTTCCTTCCTCAGGTTTCCATGGAGCAATATGAGATTTCTAATTATGCTAAAGATGGTAAATATGCCCAACATAATACCAGTTATTGGCAAGGTGTACCCTATATAGGCTTAGGTCCTTCGGCACATAGCTATAATGGAACAAGCCGCCGCTGGAATAAAGCCCACCTGAGCGATTATATCAAATCATCGGAAAACGAAGGCGTCTCTTTTGATGAAGAACAGTTAAGCCTAAGTAACCAATGGAACGAATGGGTGATGACTGGTTTAAGAACCAAATGGGGTGTCAATTTAGATGCTTCCCCAAAAGAATTCCCAAAAGAGTGGTATGACTTATTTCAACTCAAAGCACAAGGTATAATCCAGCAAGAATGGCTTCAAGAGCAATATGGTGTTTTTAAACTCACCAAAAAAGGCAAGTTCTTTGCTGATGGTATTGCTGCTGAATTTTTTGTGGAATAAAAAAAGCATGGTCTAATACCATGCTCATATTTTTAAATCTATTGTTGCGATTAGTATGGAAAATAGGCTTTCAAAACATTTAATCCAGAACGATAAAAATCCATTACCATTTGGTGTTGAATTTGTGATGATTGT is from Lentimicrobium sp. L6 and encodes:
- the hemW gene encoding radical SAM family heme chaperone HemW, which codes for MAGIYIHIPFCKKKCHYCNFFSLATTRYRPEFLESLLLEIEQRRNYLPSPKINSIYLGGGTPSLYSASDLNRIFEKLEEVFDINSSAEITLEANPDDLSAEYLKSLKSTCINRLSIGVQSFFDEELISVNRVHSGREAIESVKLAQDNGFNNLSLDLIYGIPASTIESWEENLNILQQLQPTHLSAYSLTQEPQTAYDVLVKKGKLQAPNDEKAIQQYEMLQNFLPQVSMEQYEISNYAKDGKYAQHNTSYWQGVPYIGLGPSAHSYNGTSRRWNKAHLSDYIKSSENEGVSFDEEQLSLSNQWNEWVMTGLRTKWGVNLDASPKEFPKEWYDLFQLKAQGIIQQEWLQEQYGVFKLTKKGKFFADGIAAEFFVE